Proteins encoded together in one Caulobacter sp. X window:
- a CDS encoding type-F conjugative transfer system secretin TraK: MKLISAVAGAVLAFAAAPAALAGQVMAKDGRFEADVSARQMSRIAVLGDKIESVRKIDDPEGPQILVETDAKTGDAFIGFDGDVSGRAFSVFLVTESGRTLQAVLHPVAAEGQTIIVKPDGSTAQAQTLSSMGPGAPAPPRADRRETYTETLAAFTRLMFNGDDVDGVTRRALNEKSRPAGPFMVRQVWSYDVPGLHGRVIYITNAGKETVPVMVDAFLVEGVLAASASHETLRPGEQGRVFVVEEGQP; the protein is encoded by the coding sequence ATGAAGCTGATCAGCGCAGTGGCGGGCGCCGTCTTGGCGTTCGCGGCGGCGCCGGCCGCCCTGGCCGGCCAGGTCATGGCCAAGGACGGCCGGTTTGAGGCCGACGTCTCCGCCAGACAAATGTCTCGCATCGCCGTCCTCGGCGACAAGATCGAGTCCGTCCGCAAGATCGACGATCCTGAGGGGCCGCAGATCCTGGTGGAGACTGACGCCAAGACTGGAGACGCCTTTATCGGCTTCGATGGCGACGTCAGCGGCCGCGCCTTCTCGGTCTTCCTGGTCACCGAGTCCGGCCGCACGCTGCAGGCGGTTCTCCATCCGGTGGCGGCCGAGGGTCAGACCATCATCGTCAAGCCAGACGGGTCGACCGCGCAGGCCCAGACACTGTCGTCGATGGGGCCTGGGGCGCCCGCGCCACCCCGGGCCGATCGTCGGGAGACCTACACCGAGACCCTGGCTGCTTTCACCCGCCTGATGTTCAACGGCGACGATGTGGACGGCGTCACGCGACGGGCTCTCAACGAGAAGTCACGACCTGCGGGCCCGTTCATGGTTCGCCAGGTGTGGTCCTACGACGTCCCAGGTCTCCATGGGCGCGTGATCTACATCACCAACGCCGGCAAGGAGACCGTTCCGGTGATGGTCGACGCCTTCCTGGTCGAAGGGGTCCTCGCGGCCTCGGCGTCGCACGAGACCTTACGCCCCGGCGAGCAGGGGCGGGTGTTCGTCGTCGAGGAGGGCCAGCCGTGA
- a CDS encoding TrbI/VirB10 family protein has translation MSELPEANVPDEVVYDANDKAKSRQRSIWLIFGGLAAVVAVVYLWTTFKPNAEAPISAQRVNATADVLKTGDTAPEVVNGDLARQVESLKSENARIQTDALTYKSQMEQAQQQLAADRADAQNTIAALEDRNRTRTAPTAAPAGGLASALGGAQGTPTLGPFPATPLAPRGTPSGLGAGGGSADEAAPPPRPRRAFATVRASEPAARPTGDARPDGANAASGDFANKPGAAAGAKGQTQQASYFTGKLASYDTANYVPPNAYATAKVLVGVDGAAGVAAQADPKPVLFRITGPAVSVGSNGRYQSTDLRGCLVNGAAYAELSSEKVYVKLQRISCPLGKDKFSVATVEGYATQHGKSGVRGRVVERSGGLTARAAVAGTLQGLGQSLSQNYRTAQGGLNAVTGAGGLLGGEKLSGSEIAQGSAASGISNAASMLADYYIKRAEQYQPVIEMPTGISIEIVFLSGFQVKGD, from the coding sequence GTGAGCGAGCTGCCCGAAGCCAATGTCCCCGATGAGGTCGTTTACGACGCCAATGACAAGGCCAAGAGCCGGCAGCGCTCGATCTGGCTGATCTTCGGCGGGCTCGCGGCCGTGGTGGCCGTTGTCTATCTCTGGACCACCTTCAAGCCGAACGCCGAGGCGCCGATCTCGGCCCAGAGGGTGAACGCCACCGCCGACGTGCTCAAGACCGGCGACACCGCGCCCGAAGTGGTCAACGGCGATCTGGCCCGACAGGTCGAAAGCCTGAAGTCGGAAAACGCCCGGATCCAGACCGACGCCCTGACCTACAAGTCCCAGATGGAACAGGCCCAGCAGCAGCTGGCCGCCGACCGTGCCGATGCGCAAAACACCATCGCCGCCCTCGAGGACCGTAACCGCACACGCACTGCTCCGACCGCCGCACCCGCTGGCGGACTGGCCAGCGCGTTAGGGGGCGCCCAGGGGACCCCGACCCTTGGACCGTTCCCGGCTACCCCGCTCGCGCCGCGTGGGACCCCGTCGGGGTTAGGTGCGGGCGGGGGCTCCGCCGACGAAGCCGCGCCGCCGCCAAGGCCCCGACGCGCCTTCGCCACGGTGCGCGCGAGCGAGCCCGCGGCCCGACCGACGGGCGACGCGCGCCCCGATGGCGCGAACGCCGCGAGCGGCGACTTCGCCAACAAGCCCGGCGCGGCGGCCGGCGCCAAGGGCCAGACGCAGCAAGCCTCCTACTTCACGGGCAAGCTGGCCAGCTACGACACCGCCAACTATGTGCCTCCCAACGCCTATGCGACCGCCAAGGTCCTGGTCGGCGTCGATGGCGCGGCCGGGGTGGCCGCTCAGGCCGATCCCAAGCCGGTGCTCTTCCGCATCACCGGACCGGCTGTCTCGGTGGGTTCCAACGGTCGCTATCAATCCACCGATCTTCGCGGTTGCCTGGTCAATGGCGCGGCCTACGCCGAGCTTTCCAGCGAGAAGGTCTATGTGAAGCTGCAGCGGATCTCCTGCCCGCTCGGCAAGGACAAGTTTTCCGTCGCCACGGTCGAGGGCTACGCCACGCAGCATGGCAAGTCGGGCGTGCGCGGGCGCGTCGTTGAGCGTTCGGGCGGCCTGACAGCCCGGGCCGCGGTCGCCGGCACCCTGCAGGGCCTGGGTCAGTCCCTGAGCCAGAACTACCGGACCGCGCAGGGTGGCCTCAACGCCGTGACCGGCGCCGGCGGCCTTCTGGGCGGCGAGAAGCTTTCGGGTTCGGAGATCGCGCAAGGCTCGGCCGCCAGCGGCATCAGCAACGCCGCCTCGATGTTGGCCGACTACTACATCAAACGCGCCGAGCAGTATCAGCCGGTCATCGAGATGCCGACCGGGATCTCGATCGAGATCGTCTTCCTGTCGGGCTTCCAGGTGAAGGGCGACTGA
- a CDS encoding TraE/TraK family type IV conjugative transfer system protein, giving the protein MHAAEAIERAKRLNIRTTALGLGLAVSIMANLATGIVALESRQVILVPTLPSDTAIRPGGTPPPEYLEGLSREITWTFLNRTPESDRYLERALERIVEPATYQKLKAGLVDDRKARQETRGSQAWWPDDFYVDPKKMYVEVRGNLAVSKGNEIVQTSRKIYALRFVQHGATLRLASITEITPEQSEGEKVKITTPEGSQ; this is encoded by the coding sequence ATGCACGCAGCCGAAGCAATTGAACGGGCTAAACGGCTCAACATCAGAACCACGGCCCTGGGCCTGGGTCTGGCGGTCAGCATCATGGCCAATCTGGCGACAGGGATCGTTGCGTTGGAGTCGCGCCAGGTCATCCTGGTCCCGACGCTTCCCAGCGACACCGCCATCCGGCCCGGTGGCACGCCGCCGCCCGAGTATCTCGAGGGTTTGAGCCGCGAGATCACCTGGACCTTCCTGAACCGCACCCCGGAGTCGGATCGCTATCTCGAGCGCGCGCTGGAGCGCATCGTCGAGCCGGCGACCTACCAGAAGCTCAAGGCCGGCCTGGTCGATGATCGCAAGGCGCGTCAGGAGACGCGCGGCAGTCAAGCCTGGTGGCCCGACGACTTCTACGTTGATCCCAAGAAGATGTACGTCGAGGTGCGCGGCAACCTCGCGGTCTCGAAGGGCAACGAGATCGTCCAGACGTCCCGCAAGATCTACGCGCTGCGCTTCGTCCAGCACGGAGCCACGCTGAGGCTGGCCTCCATCACCGAGATCACCCCCGAGCAGTCGGAGGGCGAGAAGGTCAAGATCACCACCCCAGAGGGCTCCCAATGA
- a CDS encoding TraV family lipoprotein, producing MARASFPLIALTACGALLAGCASNTKGSWACKVDEGRACASIDQIDHDEGASSGKRKKGAVTVDGAGVAKWWDRADGYAQPPIKGPRREGDQVMRLVVAPWVDAIGDYHGRTEIFAVMRKGAWWVAPAPVPIEPPPASAAAPAASPVSADDTSSAPAQGVQ from the coding sequence ATGGCCCGCGCCAGCTTCCCCCTTATCGCGCTCACGGCCTGCGGCGCCTTGCTGGCCGGCTGCGCCAGCAACACCAAGGGCTCGTGGGCTTGCAAGGTCGATGAGGGCCGCGCCTGCGCCAGCATCGACCAGATCGACCACGACGAGGGCGCGTCCAGCGGCAAGCGCAAGAAGGGCGCGGTCACCGTGGACGGCGCCGGGGTCGCCAAGTGGTGGGACCGCGCCGACGGCTACGCCCAACCGCCGATCAAGGGCCCGCGCCGGGAAGGCGACCAGGTGATGCGCCTGGTGGTCGCGCCCTGGGTCGACGCCATCGGCGACTACCACGGGCGAACCGAGATCTTCGCGGTGATGCGTAAGGGGGCGTGGTGGGTGGCGCCCGCGCCCGTACCGATCGAGCCGCCCCCCGCGTCCGCCGCCGCTCCGGCGGCCTCACCTGTGAGCGCCGACGACACCTCGTCCGCGCCCGCGCAAGGCGTTCAGTAG
- the traW gene encoding type-F conjugative transfer system protein TraW, with the protein MRKLLMIVGASLAVIASPAVGGDLGHYGATFPIVEKDLFSVLRAKLMAAQKSGKMEALNKAFAARVKQRLERPTPVEGLTRAVQRRSWLYDPTFVVPKDFSDTRGRVFARAGDRINPLERLPNYNRVLVFIDGDDRQQFAYAVKRSKARPQDKVYIVLTKGAPLEIMRKDKVEVFFDQSGYLTQKFGFSHLPAVVEKDGLALRVTEVAL; encoded by the coding sequence ATGCGCAAGCTCCTCATGATCGTAGGCGCGTCGCTGGCGGTCATCGCCAGCCCGGCCGTCGGCGGCGACCTCGGCCACTATGGCGCGACGTTCCCGATCGTCGAGAAGGACCTGTTCTCGGTCCTACGCGCCAAGCTGATGGCCGCCCAGAAGTCGGGGAAGATGGAGGCGCTGAACAAGGCCTTCGCCGCGCGGGTCAAGCAGAGGCTGGAGCGCCCCACGCCGGTCGAAGGCCTGACGCGGGCCGTCCAACGTCGCAGCTGGCTCTACGACCCGACGTTCGTCGTGCCCAAGGACTTCAGCGATACGCGCGGACGCGTGTTCGCGCGGGCGGGCGACCGGATCAACCCGCTGGAACGCCTGCCCAACTACAACCGGGTTTTGGTGTTCATCGACGGCGACGATCGCCAGCAGTTCGCCTACGCGGTCAAACGCTCCAAGGCCCGCCCGCAGGACAAGGTCTATATCGTTCTGACCAAGGGCGCGCCCTTGGAGATCATGCGCAAGGACAAGGTCGAGGTGTTCTTCGACCAGAGCGGCTATCTCACCCAGAAGTTCGGCTTCAGCCATCTGCCGGCGGTTGTCGAGAAGGACGGCCTGGCGCTGCGCGTCACGGAGGTCGCCCTATGA
- a CDS encoding DsbC family protein: MKFTAKVIVPSALALGLMAAAGGGALALSKTANNKLADRLQQEFPATKISGVNCDFKVKGLCEVVAGKNVFYATADGQKVFIGEVLDLKSKTNITAARISELASMASAEAKIAGGPQQAAADQTPPPAAAAPASVIKVDLPKDNAVIHNAGAPLKLTVFADYSCHFCQQLFTDLKSHPEIEITEYPIAILGPESETKAKRVLCSSDKTAAANALYYGGEMRTAGECEAGAAKLAQNLAFARQHGIQGTPMLIRSDGATNSGWMPGDKLVAWLKGVKA; this comes from the coding sequence ATGAAGTTCACGGCTAAAGTCATCGTCCCCTCCGCCCTGGCGCTTGGCCTGATGGCCGCCGCCGGCGGCGGCGCCCTGGCGCTCTCCAAGACCGCCAACAACAAGCTCGCCGATCGCCTTCAGCAGGAGTTTCCCGCCACCAAGATCAGCGGCGTGAATTGCGACTTCAAGGTCAAGGGTCTGTGCGAAGTCGTCGCCGGCAAGAACGTGTTCTACGCCACGGCCGACGGCCAGAAGGTGTTCATCGGCGAGGTCCTCGACCTCAAGAGCAAGACCAACATCACCGCCGCGCGGATCTCGGAACTGGCGTCGATGGCCAGCGCGGAAGCCAAGATCGCCGGCGGCCCTCAGCAAGCCGCCGCCGACCAGACGCCGCCGCCGGCGGCCGCCGCGCCGGCCAGCGTCATCAAGGTGGATCTGCCCAAGGACAACGCGGTGATCCACAACGCCGGCGCGCCGCTGAAGCTGACGGTGTTCGCCGACTACAGCTGCCACTTCTGCCAGCAGCTCTTCACCGACCTGAAGAGCCATCCCGAGATCGAAATCACCGAGTACCCGATCGCCATCCTCGGCCCGGAGAGTGAGACCAAGGCCAAGCGTGTCCTGTGCTCGAGCGACAAGACCGCCGCGGCGAACGCGCTCTACTACGGCGGAGAAATGCGCACTGCCGGCGAGTGCGAGGCCGGCGCGGCCAAGCTGGCTCAGAACCTGGCCTTCGCGCGACAACACGGGATCCAGGGCACCCCGATGCTGATCCGCAGCGACGGCGCGACCAACAGCGGCTGGATGCCTGGCGACAAGCTGGTCGCCTGGCTCAAGGGCGTGAAGGCCTAG
- a CDS encoding S26 family signal peptidase, which yields MMSAAEMPVAERAPSGREPSAFRLAVLALILGGLIAYQGYGEVLRRYRFAINQTESLPNWAFIADQANRTPHRGQMVAFVPPKTPFYPDGMVFGKIVAGVPGDRIELRGREVFVAGKSVGVAKPRSRTGLAVEPIAPGVIPPDHYFVMTPHPDSLDSRYAMIGLIPHARILGVAKPVM from the coding sequence ATGATGTCGGCCGCCGAGATGCCCGTTGCGGAGCGCGCCCCGTCGGGCCGGGAGCCCAGCGCCTTCCGGCTGGCCGTGCTCGCGCTCATTTTGGGGGGGCTGATCGCCTACCAGGGCTATGGCGAGGTCCTTCGGCGATACCGTTTCGCGATCAATCAGACCGAGAGCCTGCCCAACTGGGCCTTCATCGCCGACCAGGCCAATCGCACCCCCCATCGCGGCCAGATGGTCGCCTTCGTACCGCCTAAGACGCCCTTCTACCCGGACGGTATGGTTTTCGGGAAGATCGTGGCCGGAGTGCCAGGCGATCGCATCGAGCTGCGGGGGCGCGAGGTGTTCGTCGCCGGCAAGTCGGTCGGCGTGGCCAAGCCGCGCTCGCGCACCGGCCTCGCCGTCGAGCCGATCGCGCCAGGTGTCATTCCGCCCGACCACTACTTCGTCATGACCCCGCATCCGGACAGCCTGGATAGCCGGTACGCCATGATCGGCCTAATCCCTCACGCCCGCATCCTGGGCGTCGCCAAGCCGGTGATGTGA
- the traU gene encoding conjugal transfer pilus assembly protein TraU has product MTRRWRALVLAVLAFLGAVTPHVAASQTLSAGSVSCKGRFVNPITDVCWSCLLPISLGSIPLIRGAKMDSPNPPSPICVCPAPPPLFVQIGLTVGFWEPVRLADSTRKAWCFPSLGGIQLPIPFGISSGTSHRSTPGEGRSTANYHVHWYIYPVMYWLELLTDFLCLEGASFDIGYVTELDPLWRDDELAAIIQPESIVFANPIALAACTADCVAASTAIPIQPLFWCAGCRGSMYPMTGNTMGTTGEVDGSLLAVEKFTFKMHRQGLAWGTRGLGAVCGKIPMPIADKWQYRYQLTNPVPNVVGPFTCPMNGATHVTYELGKTVPVIGEDHGYLVWRKRNCCAGP; this is encoded by the coding sequence ATGACGCGGCGTTGGCGCGCCCTCGTTCTGGCGGTTCTGGCGTTCCTCGGCGCGGTTACGCCGCACGTCGCCGCCAGCCAGACCCTGAGCGCGGGCAGCGTGTCTTGCAAGGGCCGGTTCGTGAACCCGATCACGGACGTCTGCTGGTCCTGCCTTTTGCCGATCAGCCTGGGCTCTATCCCATTGATCCGCGGCGCGAAGATGGACTCCCCCAATCCGCCGTCGCCGATTTGCGTCTGCCCCGCGCCGCCGCCGCTGTTCGTACAGATCGGTCTCACGGTCGGTTTCTGGGAGCCGGTCAGACTGGCCGACTCCACGCGTAAGGCCTGGTGCTTTCCGAGTCTGGGCGGCATCCAGCTGCCGATCCCGTTCGGGATCTCGAGCGGCACCAGCCATCGCAGCACACCGGGCGAAGGTCGAAGCACGGCCAACTATCACGTCCACTGGTACATCTATCCGGTCATGTACTGGTTGGAGCTACTGACCGACTTCCTTTGTCTGGAAGGGGCCAGTTTCGATATCGGCTATGTGACCGAGCTCGATCCGCTTTGGCGCGATGATGAGCTGGCGGCGATCATCCAGCCGGAATCCATCGTCTTCGCCAACCCGATCGCCCTGGCGGCCTGCACCGCCGACTGCGTCGCCGCGTCGACCGCGATCCCGATCCAGCCCCTGTTCTGGTGCGCGGGGTGCCGGGGGTCGATGTACCCAATGACGGGCAACACCATGGGCACGACCGGCGAGGTCGATGGCAGTTTGCTGGCGGTCGAGAAGTTCACCTTCAAGATGCACCGCCAAGGGCTGGCCTGGGGCACCCGAGGTCTCGGCGCGGTGTGCGGCAAGATCCCGATGCCGATCGCCGACAAGTGGCAGTACCGCTACCAGCTGACCAATCCGGTTCCCAATGTCGTCGGCCCGTTCACCTGTCCGATGAACGGCGCAACCCACGTCACCTACGAGCTTGGCAAGACCGTCCCCGTCATCGGCGAGGACCACGGCTATCTCGTCTGGCGCAAACGCAACTGCTGCGCAGGTCCATAG
- the traC gene encoding type IV secretion system protein TraC, with protein MSSLFGDLGPILSQRLAKLGQALFDDAPAEDRPQSMLGGAEFSAWLAPRYYDPIHRLYIQGRQRPGKPGPATETGLGFVIEVAPMLGGSDNQQRILNELFNEAIPDNARCQVIQYASPKVAGQLDRWADERSRRGGVFAEIAKHRRERYRGATWRSMSQRGEFLIRHIRVFLCVEIDGQTSEPFMKKLAEVREKCITSFASLGCMAVDMAPEDLIALHHDILNPTTSIEPSRGHYDPNLEINRQCVRYDTRVAVHPNRLTLRTHAVPDEYGSADWRKESIARPEMFEFRALACRQFPDHSNQNAMAQTIGSLFNDQLRLASPTLACFAFSTSTYEKTRAETEMKSLRTAQYQDKGMTRLFPGMRKSADDWTMVAEDVADGARLAQCGFFVVAMAKYGEGDQVESLLRAIYRNARFSLERHDFKQLPTLMACLPLGFGGGMDEDFKAMKRLRRMPTTAVAKLAPLQGEYCNTVLPHLLLAGRRGQVTFWSPFENEGDGNHNVCVVGSSGSGKSVFMQDTAVGLLGAGCHVFVIDNGRSFKNTCTMLSGAWIRFSLDRDICLNPFSIADHDHSDQEDISDTKRSIAKLVELMARGERGATDEEGGLIEMAVNQVFDEQGKEGSIDAVVEILAASEDRRGKDLAMSLVTYTSKGVYGRFFNGPANIEIDNPFTVFEMEDLDSKPELRGVVILLVLGLLRKAMKRGGRTQRKALIIDEAWSLLGDGAAGEYIDGFVRRCRKEGGAIITGTQSLNDYYKTSGAQSCFENSDWLVCLRLKPEIIEQFKKNDRIQADEAMIETLKTLRMEPGVFAEALIKGPNSRFLARLALDAYSATLYSTKPEVLGAVEALTNSGLSTAEAIRRVAFGENSPLQIDQQLKAAVEEMIARDPDFGDLMNVYAHLGEGGRRRVVDLARRLRTPVEGEAA; from the coding sequence ATGAGCAGTCTCTTTGGTGACCTAGGGCCCATCCTCAGCCAGCGTCTGGCCAAGCTTGGACAGGCGCTCTTCGACGACGCCCCCGCCGAAGACCGACCGCAGTCGATGCTCGGCGGCGCGGAGTTCAGCGCCTGGCTAGCCCCGCGCTATTACGACCCGATTCATCGCCTCTACATCCAAGGCCGTCAGCGCCCGGGCAAGCCCGGTCCCGCCACCGAAACGGGACTAGGCTTCGTCATCGAGGTGGCGCCGATGCTGGGAGGCTCGGACAACCAACAGCGGATCCTCAACGAGCTCTTCAACGAAGCCATTCCTGACAACGCCCGCTGTCAGGTGATCCAGTATGCCTCCCCCAAGGTCGCGGGCCAGCTCGACCGCTGGGCGGACGAGCGTTCCCGAAGGGGTGGCGTGTTCGCGGAAATCGCCAAGCACCGCCGGGAGCGTTATCGCGGGGCCACCTGGCGCAGCATGTCGCAGCGCGGCGAGTTCCTCATCCGTCACATCCGGGTGTTTCTCTGCGTCGAGATCGACGGTCAGACCTCCGAGCCCTTCATGAAGAAGCTGGCCGAGGTGCGCGAGAAGTGCATCACGAGCTTTGCGTCGCTGGGCTGCATGGCGGTCGACATGGCGCCGGAAGACCTGATCGCGCTCCATCACGACATCCTCAATCCAACGACGTCGATCGAGCCCTCGCGCGGTCACTATGACCCGAATCTCGAGATCAACCGCCAGTGCGTGCGGTACGATACGCGGGTCGCCGTCCACCCCAACCGCCTCACGCTGCGCACACACGCGGTTCCCGATGAATACGGCTCGGCCGACTGGCGCAAGGAGTCGATCGCCCGGCCCGAGATGTTTGAATTTCGGGCGCTGGCGTGCCGCCAATTCCCCGACCACAGCAATCAGAACGCCATGGCCCAGACCATCGGCAGCCTGTTCAACGATCAGCTGCGGCTCGCCAGCCCGACCCTGGCCTGCTTCGCCTTCTCGACCAGCACCTACGAGAAGACCCGCGCCGAGACCGAGATGAAGAGCCTGCGCACGGCGCAGTACCAGGACAAGGGCATGACCCGGCTCTTCCCGGGAATGCGCAAGAGCGCGGACGATTGGACGATGGTGGCCGAAGACGTGGCCGACGGCGCGCGCCTGGCCCAGTGCGGCTTCTTCGTGGTGGCCATGGCCAAGTACGGCGAGGGCGATCAGGTCGAAAGCTTGCTGCGCGCCATCTATCGCAATGCGCGGTTCAGCCTCGAGCGCCACGACTTTAAGCAGCTGCCGACCCTGATGGCCTGCCTGCCGCTCGGTTTCGGCGGCGGGATGGACGAAGACTTCAAGGCCATGAAGCGTCTTCGGCGGATGCCGACCACGGCTGTGGCCAAGTTGGCGCCGCTGCAGGGCGAATACTGCAACACGGTCCTTCCGCACCTGCTGCTCGCCGGTCGCCGCGGTCAGGTGACGTTTTGGTCGCCGTTCGAGAACGAAGGCGACGGCAACCACAACGTCTGCGTGGTCGGCTCCTCCGGTTCGGGCAAATCGGTGTTCATGCAGGACACCGCCGTGGGCCTCCTGGGCGCGGGTTGCCACGTCTTCGTCATCGACAACGGGCGAAGCTTCAAGAACACCTGCACCATGCTGAGCGGCGCGTGGATCCGCTTCTCGCTCGACCGAGACATCTGCCTCAACCCGTTCTCGATCGCCGACCACGACCACAGCGACCAGGAGGACATTTCCGACACCAAGCGCTCGATCGCCAAGCTCGTGGAGCTCATGGCGCGAGGCGAACGCGGCGCCACCGATGAGGAAGGCGGCCTGATCGAAATGGCCGTCAACCAGGTGTTCGACGAACAGGGCAAGGAAGGCTCGATCGACGCCGTCGTCGAGATCCTCGCGGCGAGCGAGGATCGCCGGGGCAAGGATCTGGCGATGTCGCTGGTCACCTACACCAGCAAGGGCGTCTATGGCCGGTTCTTCAACGGCCCCGCCAACATCGAGATCGACAATCCGTTCACGGTCTTCGAGATGGAGGACCTGGACTCCAAGCCCGAGCTGCGCGGCGTCGTCATTCTGCTCGTCCTGGGCCTCCTGCGCAAAGCGATGAAGCGTGGGGGCCGCACCCAGCGCAAGGCGCTGATCATTGACGAAGCCTGGAGCCTCCTGGGCGACGGCGCGGCCGGCGAGTACATCGACGGCTTCGTTCGCCGCTGCCGCAAGGAAGGCGGGGCGATCATCACCGGCACCCAGTCGTTGAACGACTACTACAAGACCTCCGGCGCCCAGAGCTGCTTCGAGAACTCCGACTGGCTCGTGTGCCTGCGCCTCAAGCCCGAGATCATCGAACAGTTCAAGAAGAACGACCGGATCCAGGCCGATGAGGCGATGATTGAGACCCTGAAGACCCTGCGCATGGAGCCGGGTGTCTTCGCCGAGGCCTTGATCAAGGGTCCAAACAGCCGGTTTCTCGCCCGCCTGGCGCTCGACGCCTATTCGGCGACCCTCTACTCGACCAAGCCTGAAGTGCTCGGCGCGGTCGAGGCCTTGACCAACAGCGGCCTTTCCACGGCCGAGGCCATCCGCCGGGTCGCCTTCGGTGAGAACTCGCCGCTGCAGATTGATCAGCAGCTGAAGGCGGCCGTCGAGGAGATGATCGCTCGCGATCCAGACTTCGGCGATCTGATGAACGTGTACGCGCATCTGGGCGAGGGCGGCCGTCGCCGCGTGGTCGACCTGGCGCGCCGGCTGCGCACGCCGGTGGAAGGGGAGGCGGCCTGA
- a CDS encoding TrbI F-type domain-containing protein encodes MTDAPSPKLAQPKPKRPLGLTEALAVALAVNMIATGCLTYRVYKGDRPKIVTVGVGQLTREYVSRLATSPNMSPSEVETRTKLFMAIAQDAVKNASSDKGVIIMPRECVLAGEYADATEIVGKAVSARLEKDLPLKPAAAPPPAGAAAPALPLVAP; translated from the coding sequence ATGACCGACGCCCCATCGCCTAAGCTGGCTCAGCCGAAGCCGAAACGCCCCCTTGGCCTGACGGAAGCGCTCGCGGTGGCGCTCGCGGTCAACATGATCGCCACGGGCTGCCTGACCTATCGGGTCTATAAGGGCGACCGGCCCAAGATCGTGACGGTCGGCGTTGGCCAGCTGACCCGGGAATATGTGTCGCGTTTGGCGACCAGCCCCAACATGTCTCCCAGCGAAGTCGAGACCCGCACCAAGCTGTTCATGGCGATCGCTCAGGACGCGGTGAAGAACGCCTCGAGCGACAAGGGCGTGATCATCATGCCGCGCGAATGTGTTCTCGCGGGCGAATATGCCGACGCCACCGAAATCGTCGGCAAGGCTGTGTCGGCGCGGCTTGAGAAGGATCTTCCGCTGAAGCCCGCCGCCGCCCCGCCCCCCGCGGGCGCCGCCGCTCCAGCCCTGCCGCTGGTGGCGCCATGA
- the trbC gene encoding type-F conjugative transfer system pilin assembly protein TrbC: MSTIAYLQTPECWILLTCIIGAAAALIWVGARWGAFPCSTLGVIMIAGVVIFSGPALAQSAQELVDQATKRAQAARAGLAEWVATTPQGTDRYVTESRALVDGNATVLKRGLGMLDANEFPGAEKMGELQDPPRDGAIYVAVSFSMPPNDLRRLARDANRAGATLVVRGLVNGSFKETLTAAKKVFDETSPSGLAIDPGVFRTYQITQVPMFIAATKPVEPCGSGLDCVSPRPPSDQVSGNMSLEAALDLLSKRGDQAQQISSRALQKLRG, encoded by the coding sequence ATGAGCACGATCGCCTATCTCCAAACCCCGGAGTGCTGGATCCTCCTGACCTGCATCATCGGCGCGGCCGCCGCGTTGATCTGGGTCGGCGCGCGCTGGGGCGCGTTTCCCTGCTCGACGCTCGGCGTGATCATGATCGCGGGCGTCGTCATCTTTTCAGGTCCCGCCCTGGCCCAGTCCGCCCAGGAGCTGGTCGACCAGGCGACCAAGCGCGCGCAGGCCGCTCGCGCGGGCCTGGCCGAGTGGGTCGCGACCACGCCGCAGGGCACAGATCGCTACGTCACCGAATCCCGGGCCCTGGTCGATGGCAACGCGACCGTTCTCAAGCGGGGCCTGGGGATGCTCGACGCCAACGAGTTCCCGGGCGCCGAGAAGATGGGCGAGTTGCAGGATCCGCCGCGTGACGGGGCCATCTATGTGGCCGTGTCTTTCTCCATGCCGCCGAACGATCTGCGCCGCCTGGCGCGCGACGCCAACCGCGCCGGGGCGACCCTTGTCGTGCGCGGCCTGGTCAACGGTAGCTTCAAGGAGACCCTGACGGCCGCCAAGAAGGTGTTCGACGAGACCAGCCCGAGCGGCCTGGCGATCGACCCTGGCGTTTTCCGAACCTACCAGATCACGCAGGTCCCGATGTTCATCGCGGCGACCAAGCCGGTGGAGCCCTGCGGTAGCGGGCTCGACTGCGTCTCGCCCCGTCCGCCGTCCGACCAGGTCAGCGGCAACATGTCCCTCGAGGCGGCGCTGGACCTCCTGAGCAAGCGCGGCGATCAGGCCCAGCAGATCTCGTCGCGCGCCCTCCAGAAGCTGAGAGGCTAA